A genomic segment from Bradyrhizobium sp. ISRA430 encodes:
- a CDS encoding SMP-30/gluconolactonase/LRE family protein: MTRHEQRDQDAALSRRTLVQGLALGAAATMAGAGPSLAQTGPAAPPTTITTPPRDFGPNGAPTTYFWDPDIIAVDPSFNDLAQPNTAIKRLYTGVLWAEGPAWSAQGRYLLWSDIPNNRQMRWSEDDGRVSVFRSPSNNSNGNSFDFQGRQLSCEHLTRRVTRYEHDGTATVLADSYNGKKLNSPNDVVAHPDGSYWFTDPPYGGQLYEGEPDGPGGPSNAGGKLNPRIGQPAGFTPGKRELPTNCYRIDPSGRVDLVVSEDQVPDPNGLCFSPDFKKLYVVSTGKGPGDTGPGGKGEIFVFDVGSDNKLSNQKRFSDCVIDGVKCGPDGVRCDVSGNVWASSNAGRSVGYSGATVWSPEGKLLGRIRLPEVCGNICFGGPKRNRLFMAASQSLYAVFTATQGAGPG; the protein is encoded by the coding sequence ATGACACGCCACGAGCAGCGTGACCAAGATGCTGCGCTTTCACGACGAACGCTTGTTCAGGGGCTCGCGCTCGGCGCAGCCGCCACCATGGCCGGAGCAGGTCCCTCACTGGCCCAGACCGGACCTGCCGCGCCGCCGACCACGATCACCACGCCGCCGCGCGATTTCGGCCCGAACGGCGCGCCGACCACCTATTTCTGGGACCCCGACATCATCGCGGTCGATCCGTCCTTCAACGACCTCGCCCAACCAAACACCGCGATCAAGCGACTCTATACCGGCGTGTTGTGGGCCGAAGGTCCGGCCTGGAGCGCCCAGGGCCGGTACCTCTTATGGAGCGACATTCCCAACAACCGGCAGATGCGCTGGAGCGAGGACGACGGCCGTGTTAGCGTGTTTCGCTCGCCGTCCAACAACTCCAACGGAAACTCCTTCGACTTCCAGGGCCGCCAGCTCTCCTGCGAGCATCTGACCCGGCGGGTGACGCGCTACGAACACGACGGCACCGCAACCGTGCTTGCAGATTCCTACAACGGCAAGAAGCTGAACTCGCCGAACGACGTCGTCGCGCATCCCGACGGCAGCTACTGGTTCACCGATCCGCCCTATGGCGGCCAGCTCTATGAAGGCGAGCCCGACGGTCCGGGCGGCCCGAGCAATGCAGGCGGCAAGCTCAATCCGCGGATCGGACAGCCGGCCGGCTTCACGCCGGGCAAGCGCGAGCTACCGACCAACTGCTATCGCATCGATCCTTCCGGCCGCGTCGATCTCGTGGTCAGCGAGGATCAGGTACCCGACCCCAATGGTCTGTGCTTCTCGCCGGACTTCAAGAAACTCTACGTCGTCTCGACCGGCAAGGGGCCCGGCGACACCGGACCGGGCGGCAAGGGCGAGATCTTCGTGTTCGACGTCGGCAGCGACAACAAATTGTCCAACCAGAAGCGCTTTTCCGATTGCGTGATCGACGGCGTGAAGTGCGGACCGGACGGCGTGCGCTGCGACGTCAGCGGCAACGTCTGGGCCTCCAGCAATGCCGGCCGCTCGGTCGGCTATAGTGGCGCGACGGTGTGGTCGCCGGAGGGCAAGCTGCTTGGCCGCATCCGCCTGCCCGAGGTGTGCGGCAACATCTGCTTCGGAGGTCCCAAGCGCAACCGCCTGTTCATGGCCGCGAGCCAGTCGCTCTATGCCGTCTTCACTGCGACGCAGGGCGCAGGGCCGGGCTGA
- a CDS encoding isocitrate lyase/phosphoenolpyruvate mutase family protein codes for MDAKTQQQYAETFHGLHKKGDPLVLFNAWDVATAKAIAKTSPAIATSSGAVASALGYADGENAPLDVVTGLVSRMTASVSVPVSIDLEAGYGDTPDAAAKSATRMLKAGAIGINIEDGLSGGRRQLVSPEQHAAKIRAVRDAAQELEIHLFINARTDPFLLKFGSPEECLNEAARRARAYADAGADGIFVPGLTDLALIEKFVELTPLPVNIMVTQGVPEISDLARIGVRRVSLGPWPMIAAMRVIGEAAAEVAASKQYGAFLQPNA; via the coding sequence ATGGACGCCAAGACGCAGCAGCAATACGCCGAGACGTTTCACGGTCTTCACAAGAAGGGCGATCCGCTCGTCCTGTTCAACGCCTGGGACGTCGCCACCGCCAAGGCCATTGCGAAGACATCGCCGGCCATCGCGACCAGCAGCGGGGCGGTCGCGTCCGCACTTGGGTACGCGGACGGAGAAAATGCACCGCTTGATGTGGTGACAGGTCTGGTGTCACGGATGACCGCTTCTGTGTCGGTCCCGGTGTCAATTGATCTGGAGGCAGGATATGGCGACACCCCGGACGCCGCCGCGAAGTCAGCGACCAGGATGCTGAAAGCCGGCGCCATTGGCATCAATATCGAAGACGGGCTCTCCGGGGGAAGGCGGCAACTCGTCAGTCCCGAGCAGCACGCAGCGAAGATCAGAGCAGTGCGGGACGCTGCGCAAGAACTCGAAATTCATCTATTCATCAATGCGCGAACTGATCCGTTTCTGCTGAAATTCGGATCGCCGGAGGAATGCCTGAATGAAGCGGCAAGGCGCGCGAGGGCCTATGCCGATGCCGGCGCTGATGGAATTTTTGTACCCGGCCTCACCGACCTCGCCCTCATCGAAAAGTTCGTTGAACTCACACCTCTGCCCGTCAACATCATGGTGACGCAAGGTGTACCCGAAATCTCCGATCTTGCCCGCATCGGCGTTCGGCGGGTGAGTCTCGGGCCGTGGCCCATGATCGCGGCGATGCGTGTCATTGGTGAGGCCGCCGCCGAGGTCGCCGCGAGCAAGCAGTACGGTGCGTTCCTGCAACCGAACGCCTGA